The Bos taurus isolate L1 Dominette 01449 registration number 42190680 breed Hereford chromosome 13, ARS-UCD2.0, whole genome shotgun sequence genome contains a region encoding:
- the LOC101905484 gene encoding uncharacterized histidine-rich protein DDB_G0274557-like: MLVPLEHTQLSSLGSKRSETEQEKHRPVCRRLKISRRLSHRQVTPPLLPWGPSSVTMAVLSPRVPEWTHRLLQCLFLLLKGRCCSVQLEQTYTNTCRHKPGTCRYMHTHAQTDTHSHRDTQTHTHRATDTHSHKDTQIHILTGPHKHTQGHTDTYSHRDTQTHTHRATDTHKDTQTHTATGTHRHTHSQGHTDIYSHRDTQTHTATGTHRHTQPQGHTDTQPRGHTDTHRDIQTHTQGHTDTHSHRNTQTHTHRAIQTHTGPHKHTQPQGHTDTHTGTHRHTQPQGHTDTHSQGHRHPQPQGHTNTQP, from the coding sequence ATGCTCGTTCCCTTGGAGCACACCCAGCTGAGCAGTCTGGGCTCCAAAAGGTCCGAAACCGAGCAGGAGAAGCACCGACCTGTGTGCAGGCGACTCAAGATAAGCCGCAGGCTGAGCCATCGCCAGGTCACCCCACCTTTGCTTCCATGGGGACCAAGCTCAGTGACCATGGCAGTCCTGTCCCCACGAGTGCCCGAGTGGACACACAGGCTGCTGCAGTGTCTCTTCTTATTGTTAAAAGGCAGGTGCTGTTCTGTGCAGTTGGAGCaaacatatacaaacacatgCAGACACAAACCAGGTACATGcagatacatgcacacacatgcacagactgACACACACAGCCACcgggacacacagacacacactcacagggccacagacacacacagccacaaggacacacagatacacatactcACAGGgccacacaaacatacacaaggccacacagacacatacagccacagggacacacagacacacactcacagggccacagacacacacaaggacacacaaacacacacagccacagggacacacagacacacacactcacagggacacacagacatatacagccacagggacacacagacacacacagccacagggacacacagacacacacagccacagggacacacagacacacagccacggggacacacagacacacacagggacatacagacacacacacagggacacacagacacacacagccataggaacacacagacacacactcacagggccatacaaacacacacagggccacacaaacacacacagccacagggacacacagacacacacacagggacacacagacacacacagccacagggacacacagacacacactcacaggg